In one Kitasatospora cineracea genomic region, the following are encoded:
- a CDS encoding glycerophosphoryl diester phosphodiesterase membrane domain-containing protein has product MPVAPKPGVLPLRPLAFGEMFSAVFDTVRRYSGALYLPLAVVTGVLAVPMVVVSVLLAGRLRDAFEALPQAPDEPTGDQLWALFWPLMVIFGLFLLLGIVQYVVAGPLATVVLRAATLGRRMTAGQAWKEARQRIGASVASMALLYGPLLVLNVLLVGLVVLLGVATGSPAVFLLMFLLSAVVGLGGFYVVVRLAPQVPVLVLEDSTARAAIGRAWQLNRGNWWRSFGLTALVTLIGRIAVGVISYPLTMILSVAVPLTSMDLESDSSRVEFGDGTMTFLLVGYSLVMLLGMLATGPLVPLVNGVLYIDRRIRNERLDIALAEAAGIHFAEAYGYAQQSAQPAPPAPYGQQPAAPSAPVPAQPTAPAEPAAPAAAPTAAPAADSAAGPTAAPDSEEGPTGQ; this is encoded by the coding sequence GTGCCGGTCGCGCCGAAGCCCGGGGTGCTGCCGCTGCGGCCGCTCGCGTTCGGTGAGATGTTCAGCGCCGTCTTCGACACCGTGCGGCGCTACTCCGGCGCGCTCTACCTGCCGCTCGCGGTGGTGACGGGCGTCCTGGCGGTGCCGATGGTGGTGGTGTCGGTGCTGCTGGCGGGCCGGCTCCGGGACGCGTTCGAGGCACTTCCGCAGGCCCCCGACGAGCCCACCGGGGATCAGCTGTGGGCCCTGTTCTGGCCGTTGATGGTGATCTTCGGGCTGTTCCTGCTGCTGGGGATCGTGCAGTACGTGGTGGCCGGGCCGCTGGCCACGGTGGTGCTGCGGGCCGCGACCCTCGGCCGCCGGATGACGGCCGGTCAGGCCTGGAAGGAGGCCCGGCAGCGGATCGGGGCGTCCGTCGCCTCGATGGCGCTGCTGTACGGGCCGCTGCTGGTGCTGAACGTGCTGCTGGTGGGCCTGGTGGTGCTGCTCGGCGTCGCCACCGGCAGCCCGGCGGTGTTCCTGCTGATGTTCCTGCTGAGCGCGGTCGTCGGGCTCGGCGGCTTCTACGTAGTGGTGCGGTTGGCCCCGCAGGTCCCGGTGCTGGTGCTGGAGGACAGCACCGCGAGGGCGGCGATCGGCCGGGCCTGGCAGCTCAACCGGGGCAACTGGTGGCGCAGCTTCGGCCTCACCGCGCTGGTCACCCTCATCGGCCGGATCGCGGTCGGGGTGATCAGCTACCCGCTCACGATGATCCTGTCCGTGGCGGTGCCGCTCACCTCGATGGACCTGGAGAGCGACTCCTCCCGGGTCGAGTTCGGCGACGGCACGATGACCTTCCTGCTGGTCGGCTACTCGCTCGTCATGCTGCTGGGCATGCTGGCCACCGGCCCGCTGGTCCCGCTGGTCAACGGCGTCCTCTACATCGACCGCCGGATCCGCAACGAGCGCCTGGACATCGCGCTGGCCGAGGCGGCCGGCATCCACTTCGCCGAGGCCTACGGCTACGCGCAGCAGTCCGCGCAGCCCGCACCGCCCGCGCCGTACGGGCAGCAGCCCGCCGCACCGTCCGCGCCCGTCCCGGCCCAGCCCACGGCCCCGGCCGAGCCCGCCGCTCCGGCCGCCGCGCCGACCGCCGCTCCGGCCGCCGATTCCGCGGCCGGACCGACCGCCGCACCGGACTCCGAGGAGGGTCCGACCGGGCAGTGA